Proteins encoded together in one Cicer arietinum cultivar CDC Frontier isolate Library 1 chromosome 4, Cicar.CDCFrontier_v2.0, whole genome shotgun sequence window:
- the LOC101505524 gene encoding E3 ubiquitin-protein ligase RZF1-like, whose protein sequence is MSSSEETHWCYSCRRPVHVQWGRRSTICSECDGEFVQHLDNLIPTTPAHDFDDSIPTSPGRVYDEFIPNSPPEFQGENSPEFHRGNSSDEDEIPPRFSGASINSADYFDGPGLDELVEQISADDRQGPPPASQSAIAAIPSVKIKKKHIKSDSRCPICQNKFKLGSDARQLPCKHIFHEKCILPWLAQNNTCPTCRHELPPEESSIGSSSSNNRSSGRRRRNNFSFLWPFRNSDS, encoded by the exons ATGTCAAGTAGTGAGGAGACTCATTGGTGTTATAGTTGCAGGAGGCCAGTTCATGTTCAATGGGGACGGCGATCTACGATTTGCTCCGAATGTGATGGGGAATTTGTTCAGCATCTTGATAATTTGATCCCTACTACCCCTGCTCATGATTTTGATGATTCGATCCCTACTAGCCCTGGTCGTGTTTATGATGAATTTATCCCTAATAGTCCTCCAGAATTCCAAGGAGAGAACAGTCCAGAATTCCATAGAGGGAACAGCAGCGATGAGGACGAAATCCCACCAAG GTTTTCTGGAGCAAGTATTAACTCAGCTGACTATTTTGATGGTCCCGGACTTGACGAACTGGTTGAACAGATTTCGGCTGATGATCGGCAAGGCCCCCCACCAGCATCACAGTCCGCTATAGCTGCAATTCCTTCGGTCAAGATCAAGAAAAAGCATATAAAATCAGATTCACGTTGTCCAATATGCCAAAATAAATTTAAGCTGGGGTCAGATGCAAGACAATTGCCATGTAAACATATCTTTCACGAAAAGTGTATTCTACCCTGGTTGGCTCAAAATAATACCTGTCCTACTTGCCGTCATGAATTGCCGCCGGAAGAATCGAGTATCGGTAGTAGTAGCTCGAATAATAGAAGCAGTGGAAGGAGAAGGAGAAATAATTTTTCCTTTTTGTGGCCTTTCCGCAATTCTGATTCTTGA
- the LOC101508642 gene encoding uncharacterized protein produces the protein MGKHGDEQQHHINGLPSAVAGDEDTPLVKKWKKLRCIIVLLFSAAVFLSAVFWLPPFVHYADQKNLHFNSKYKGHDIVASLYVKKPVSLLEDNILQLSDDIFEEIGLPSTKVKILSLDPLPASIITKVVFAVDPDGKYSEMSPASISLIRETFKYLVMGLLNLQLTPSLFGTPSFFQVLKFKGGITIIPQQNAFPLQTVQTLFNFTLNFSIYQLQSNFGELTSQLKSGLHLASYENLYVILSNSEGSTVAAPTIVQSSVLLAVGITPSTERLKQLAQTIIEHHSWNLGLNNTEFGRVKKVRLSSILQHSLHGSGSVPSPSPAPLPHPHRSHHHRPHNHRHNAHILPAISPAPETEEGATPPNVGSPNTARSVPAPRRSYHAQPPNCQFGYYRKRSTQKAQKQVHLTPAVSPTITPHNPVASPKSPVGAPTHVSYPVPALSPLSNVAFAHNGPHTKIEPS, from the exons ATGGGAAAGCACGGAGATGAACAACAGCACCACATCAACGGTCTACCTTCCGCCGTCGCCGGCGACGAGGATACGCCGCTGGTGAAGAAATGGAAGAAACTCAGATGCATTATCGTCTTGCTGTTCTCCGCTGCTGTGTTCCTCTCTGCCGTTTTCTGGTTACCTCCTTTTGTTCATTACGCAGATCAGAAGAATCTTCACTTCAATTCCAAGTATAAAG GTCATGATATTGTTGCAAGCTTATATGTTAAAAAGCCAGTTTCTTTGCTAGAAGATAACATTTTGCAGCTTTCCGATGACATTTTTGAAGAGATAGGGCTTCCCTCTACCAAA gtgaaAATCTTGTCTCTAGATCCCTTACCTGCATCAATTATAACAAAGGTTGTGTTTGCAGTTGATCCTGACGGAAAATATTCAGAAATGTCTCCAGCTTCCATTAGTTTAATAAGAGAAACATTTAAATACTTGGTTATGGGCCTATTAAATCTCCAGCTCACTCCATCCTTGTTCGGTACACCCTCCTTTTTTCAAGTGCTGAAATTTAAGGGAGGCATCACTATAATTCCACAACAGAATGCGTTTCCTCTGCAGACAGTGCAAACACTATTCAATTTTACTTTGAATTTCTCCATTTATCAACTACAATCAAATTTTGGTGAGCTGACAAGTCAGCTTAAGTCTGGACTACATTTGGCATCTTATGAg AACTTGTATGTCATCTTATCAAATTCTGAAGGCTCTACTGTTGCTGCTCCTACTATTGTTCAATCGTCTGTCCTACTTGCAGTTGGGATTACACCATCAACGGAGAGGCTAAAGCAATTGGCACAAACCATCATCGAACATCATTCATGGAACCTCGGGTTGAATAACACTGAATTTGGTAGGGTTAAGAAGGTCCGTCTTTCATCCATTTTGCAACACTCCCTTCATGGCAGTGGTTCTGTTCCGTCACCTTCCCCTGCCCCTTTGCCTCATCCACACCGCAGCCACCACCATCGCCCCCATAATCATCGCCACAATGCTCATATATTGCCTGCAATTTCACCTGCACCTGAAACTGAGGAAGGTGCAACTCCACCTAATGTTGGTTCTCCTAATACTGCAAGAAGTGTGCCTGCTCCAAGGCGAAGTTATCACGCTCAGCCTCCTAATTGTCAATTTGGGTATTATAGAAAGAGGTCTACCCAGAAAGCTCAGAAACAGGTTCATCTAACACCTGCAGTTTCTCCTACTATTACTCCACACAATCCTGTTGCCTCACCAAAGTCCCCCGTAGGTGCCCCAACACATGTCTCTTATCCAGTTCCTGCTTTGAGTCCTTTATCAAATGTAGCATTTGCACATAATGGACCCCATACTAAGATTGAACCATCA